One segment of Panicum virgatum strain AP13 chromosome 3K, P.virgatum_v5, whole genome shotgun sequence DNA contains the following:
- the LOC120697175 gene encoding zinc finger transcription factor YY1-like — translation MEYPAAAAGSGGYKYYYPPQQPVRRPPRPAARWVKQWIPMDLASSGSKCSLFKWVREDGHRSSKENPKVLEAEAPKPEPTTEILFLCSYENCGKTFVDVSALRKHAHVHNEKQYICNEPNCGKKFVDSSKLKRHYLTHTGQKDFVCPHPGCGKAFSLDFNLRSHLKTHALENYHICPFPACGKRFTSDSKLRVHVKSHEKTGTPVTVQHTPPVEKTYSAPKPSTPATTSFPDRPYVCPYEGCDKAYIHSYKLNLHLKTQHPEHGQEENGKLGASGQHGVNETSYQYNYAEVGDTAPNPKRSKTHKVHSSKVYNTKISTSMPSNISGVKNQWSGKATYEDDSEETEEDGDNNIEDGWRYGNNADDEETQDED, via the exons ATGGAGtacccggcggcggccgccggatcGGGGGGCTACAAGTACTACTACCCGCCGCAGCAGCCggtccgccgcccgccgcgccccgccgcgcgctGGGTCAAGCAATG GATCCCGATGGATCTCGCGTCCTCCGGCAGCAAATGCTCTCTCTTCAAGTGGGTCAGAG AGGATGGGCATAGAAGCTCCAAGGAAAACCCCAAAGTGCTAGAGGCAGAGGCGCCCAAGCCTGAACCCACCACAGAGATCCTTTTCCTCTGCAGCTACGAGAACTGCGGCAAGACCTTTGTTGATGTCAGCGCACTCCGCAAGCACGCTCACGTGCACAATGAGAAGCAGTATATCTGCAATGAGCCCAACTGCGGGAAG AAATTTGTTGATAGCTCCAAGCTGAAGCGACACTATCTTACACACACAGGACAAAAAGATTTTGTCTGTCCGCATCCAGGCTGTGGTAAG GCCTTCTCGTTGGATTTTAACTTACGGTCACACCTCAAAACACATGCATTGGAGAATTATCACATATGCCCTTTCCCAGCATGTGGCAAAAGATTTACAAGTGACTCCAAACTAAGAGTCCATGTCAAGTCACATGAAAAG ACTGGAACTCCTGTTACAGTGCAACATACTCCACCAGTAGAAAAAACTTACAGTGCACCAAAGCCTTCGACTCCAGCAACCACAAGCTTTCCCGATCGCCCGTATGTCTGCCCCTACGAAGGTTGCGACAAAGCATACATTCATAGTTACAAATTGAACCTTCATCTAAAAACTCAGCATCCTGAACACGGCCAAGAGGAAAATGGTAAGCTTGGTGCTTCTGGTCAGCATGGTGTGAATGAAACGTCGTATCAGTATAACTATGCTGAGGTTGGTGACACTGCACCAAACCCCAAAAGAAGCAAGACCCACAAGGTCCACTCGTCTAAAGTCTACAATACCAAGATTTCAACCTCGATGCCTTCCAATATCAGTGGTGTCAAGAACCAGTGGTCAGGTAAGGCTACGTACGAAGATGATAGTGAAGAGACAGAAGAAGATGGGGACAACAACATTGAAGATGGCTGGAGGTATGGTAACAATGCTGATGATGAGGAAACTCAGGATGAAGATTGA
- the LOC120697176 gene encoding V-type proton ATPase 16 kDa proteolipid subunit-like, with protein sequence MAGSTFSGDETAPFFGFLGAAAALIFSCMGAAYGTAKSGVGVASMGVMRPELVMKSIVPVVMAGVLGIYGLIIAVIISTGINPKAKPYYLFDGYAHLSSGLACGLAGLAAGMAIGIVGDAGVRANAQQPKLFVGMILILIFAEALALYGLIVGIILSSRAGQSRAD encoded by the exons ATGGCGGGCTCCACCTTCAGCGGCGATGAGACGGCGCCCTTCTTCGGcttcctcggcgccgccgccgcgctcatcTTCTCAT GCATGGGCGCCGCCTACGGCACGGCCAAGAGCGGCGTCGGGGTCGCCTCCATGGGGGTCATGCGCCCGGAGCTCGTCATGAAGTCCATCGTCCCCGTCGTCATGGCCGGAGTCCTCGGCATCTACGGCCTCATCATCGCCGTCATCATCTCCACCGGGATCAACCCCAAGGCCAAGCCATACTACCTCTTCGACGGCTACGCGCACCTCTCCTCCGGACTCGCCTGCGgcctcgccggcctcgccgccgggatGGCCATCGGCATCGTCGGAGACGCTGGAGTCAG GGCGAACGCACAGCAGCCAAAGTTGTTTGTGGGCATGatcctcatcctcatcttcGCGGAAGCTCTTGCTCTGTACGGTCTCATCGTCGGTATCATCCTCTCCTCTCGTGCTGGCCAATCTCGTGCCGATTAG
- the LOC120697173 gene encoding WAT1-related protein At5g64700-like — MDTGKKAYVVAIMIQLIYAGMYVVSKAAFNHGMSTFVFIFYRQAAATVLLLPLAIVLERRNAPPMSFWLFLKLFFYALLGNTLSMNLYNISLKYTSATVASATSNSVPVVTFFLAVLLRLEVVRPRSPSGLAKAAGVALCLAGVLTIALYTGPSMSPVNHHRAFAGAAEHHHEASGGGGGSKGRWIKGTFLMLLSNTTWSLWIVLQASLLKEYPNKLLSTLVQCLLSTAQSFLLAVAVERDPAAWKLRLDVGLLAVGYSGFVVTGVSFYLQAWCIEKRGPVFLAMSNPLGLLLTIFCSSFFLGEIVRLGSLLGSALLVGGLYSVLWGKSKDHLHHPPPPPPQPSLEAPPKHRSTGSICSNGDDEEKQEVKVEQRRKGDQEET, encoded by the exons ATGGATACCGGCAAGAAGGCCTATGTGGTTGCCATCATGATACAGCTGATCTACGCCGGCATGTACGTCGTCTCCAAGGCGGCATTCAACCATGGGATGAGCACCTTCGTCTTCATCTTCTACCGCCAGGCAGCGGCCACTGTTCTATTGCTGCCCCTCGCCATTGTTCTCGAAAG GAGGAATGCACCACCCATGTCATTCTGGTTGTTCCTGAAGCTGTTCTTCTATGCATTGCTAGG GAACACATTGAGTATGAACCTGTACAACATAAGCCTCAAGTACACCTCTGCAACCGTTGCATCGGCAACAAGCAACTCTGTTCCTGTGGTCACCTTCTTCCTGGCAGTCCTGTTGAG GCTGGAGGTGGTGAGGCCGAGAAGCCCCTCGGGCCTGGCCAAGGCCGCCGGGGTGGCGCTGTGCCTTGCCGGCGTGCTGACCATCGCCCTGTACACGGGTCCGTCCATGAGCCCGGTGAACCACCACCGCGccttcgccggcgcggcggagcatcatcacgaggcgagcggcggcggcggcggcagcaagggGAGGTGGATCAAGGGCACGTTCCTGATGCTGCTGTCCAACACGACGTGGTCGCTCTGGATCGTCCTGCAGGCCTCCCTGCTGAAGGAGTACCCCAACAAGCTGCTGTCGACGCTGGTGCAGTGTCTGCTCAGCACCGCCCAGtccttcctcctcgccgtcgccgtcgagcgGGACCCCGCCGCCTGGAAGCTCCGGCTCGACGtcggcctcctcgccgtcggATACTCC GGTTTCGTGGTGACGGGCGTGTCGTTCTACCTGCAGGCGTGGTGCATCGAGAAGCGGGGGCCGGTGTTCCTGGCCATGTCCAACCCGCTGGGCCTCCTGCTCACCATCTTCTGCTCCTCGTTCTTCCTCGGCGAGATCGTCCGTCTCGGCAGCCTCCTCGGCAGCGCGCTCCTCGTCGGGGGGCTCTACAGCGTCCTCTGGGGCAAGAGCAAGGACCACCtgcaccacccgccgccgccgccgccgcagcctagTCTCGAGGCGCCGCCGAAGCACCGGAGCACCGGTAGCATCTGCAGCaacggcgacgacgaggagaaGCAAGAGGTCAAAGTAGAGCAACGCCGCaaaggtgatcaggaggagaCGTAG